TGATTCGCGCGCGTCCGCAGTCGGGTTACTACGTGCACCAGACCCCCGCGCTCACCGCGCCGACGCCGGACATTGCCCGGGTCGAACGGCCGGGGCTGGTGACACGCAGCAGCATCATCCAGCAGGTGCTGGTGGAGTCCCGTCGTGAAGGGGTCTTTCCCCTGGGTGCTGCGGTGCCCAGTGTCGATTACCTGCCGGTGCGGGCATTGCACCAGCAGTTGGCCAAGGTCACGCGCTTTCACAGCCCGCGGGCGTTCAGCTACATGTTCAGCCCGGGTTTTGAGCCGCTGCGCCGTCAGGTAGCCATTCGCATGCGCGATGCAGGGGTGGTGGTCGATCCCTCTGAAGTGGTCATTACCCACGGCTGTGTCGACGCCCTGCAGATGTCCCTGCGAGTGCTGACTCGCCCGGGCGACCTTATCGCCGCTGAATCACCCACTTATTACGGCCTGCTGCAATTGGCCGATCTGCTGGGACTCAAGGTCATCGAGATTCCCAGCGACCCGTCCACGGGTATGAGTCTGGAGGCTCTGCAACTGGCGGCCAACCAGTGGTCGATCAAGGCGCTGGTGCTGACCACGCGCCTGAGCAATCCGCTGGGTGGAACCATGCCGGAAGAACGGCAGAAACAACTGCTGCGCCTGGCCTCGGATTTCGACATTCAGGTGGTCGAAGACGATATCTACGGCGAATTGATGTTCGAGCAGGGGCGCACCAAGTCCCTCAAGGCCTATGACCGGCTGGATCGGGTGATCTACTGCT
This region of Pseudomonas fluorescens genomic DNA includes:
- a CDS encoding aminotransferase-like domain-containing protein produces the protein MTNLLLYQRIAQQLAEDIRRGVYQPGERVPSVRKMSSQLNVSHATVLQAYANLEDQGLIRARPQSGYYVHQTPALTAPTPDIARVERPGLVTRSSIIQQVLVESRREGVFPLGAAVPSVDYLPVRALHQQLAKVTRFHSPRAFSYMFSPGFEPLRRQVAIRMRDAGVVVDPSEVVITHGCVDALQMSLRVLTRPGDLIAAESPTYYGLLQLADLLGLKVIEIPSDPSTGMSLEALQLAANQWSIKALVLTTRLSNPLGGTMPEERQKQLLRLASDFDIQVVEDDIYGELMFEQGRTKSLKAYDRLDRVIYCSSFSKTLSPGVRIGWMIAGKYQQEIQRLQTFSTHSACSVTQMAIAAYLENGGYDRHLRYIRQEYRKNLSAFQLAVQQYFPEGTQMTRPTGGFILWVSLPGRVNTQELHVRALQQGISIAPGLIFSNTEQFNHCIRLNCGIPWNREAERTLMTLGMLATQLCQETASGF